The following are encoded together in the Pseudomonas xantholysinigenes genome:
- a CDS encoding disulfide bond formation protein B, whose translation MSLACLRSFYLPAFLIASGVLVASFRLESVVGLIPCALCFSQRFMLGLYAMASLAAALRAPRAWGTRVHTWLMLTTAVGGALLAGRHVWLQSDPSPIEGCHLPLGQVMQRPLGEILQRFLLGSPECVSISWSFLDLTLPEWSLLAFLLLAMLPASWLVAYRFRQVAAG comes from the coding sequence ATGTCGCTGGCCTGCTTGCGCAGCTTTTACCTTCCCGCCTTCCTGATTGCTTCGGGGGTGCTGGTTGCTTCGTTCCGGCTCGAATCCGTCGTCGGCCTGATTCCCTGCGCGCTGTGTTTCAGCCAGCGCTTCATGCTGGGGTTGTACGCTATGGCGAGCCTGGCTGCGGCGCTACGTGCCCCGCGTGCTTGGGGCACTCGCGTTCATACCTGGCTGATGTTGACGACAGCCGTGGGCGGGGCGTTGCTGGCGGGGCGGCACGTTTGGTTGCAGAGCGATCCGTCGCCCATCGAGGGGTGCCACCTGCCGCTGGGGCAAGTCATGCAGCGTCCTCTTGGGGAAATCCTGCAGCGGTTCTTGCTGGGCAGTCCCGAGTGCGTCTCCATCAGTTGGAGTTTCCTCGACCTGACCCTGCCCGAATGGAGCCTGCTGGCCTTCCTGCTGCTGGCCATGCTGCCCGCGTCCTGGCTGGTGGCGTATCGATTCCGCCAGGTTGCGGCAGGTTGA